GCGCTCCGCGGTGGGAGATTTGACGTCTTTTAGCACGTAGTCGATGCCGAGTTCTTGGTACTTGGCGAGGGCCAGGGCGTGGTAGGGGAGGACTTCGACTTTTTCCACATTGTGGAGTGTGTCGATGAATTCGCGAGTCTTGATGAGAAGTTCGTCGTTGTCGCTCATGCCAGGCACAAGTACGTGGCGGATCCAGATGGGCTTGTGGATTTCGTCGAGGTAGCGGAACATGTCGATGATGTTCTTGTTGTCGTGTCCGGTGAGCTTTTTGTGCTCTGCTGGATCGATGTTCTTGATGTCGACGAGCAGCAAATCTGTTGCGGCCATGAGGCGCTTGAATTTGCCGAAGTAGGGCTCGTTACGAACAAAGTTTACACCCGAGGTATCAATGCAGGTATGCACGCCTGCGGCTTTTGCGGCTTCAAAGAATTC
The genomic region above belongs to uncultured Fibrobacter sp. and contains:
- the pflA gene encoding pyruvate formate-lyase-activating protein is translated as MLGRINKLETFGSVDGPGVRFVVFVQGCPMRCQFCHNPETWDFKGDKAGAYDISAQDLLKKALRYQSYWGKDGGITVSGGEPLSQMDFLIEFFEAAKAAGVHTCIDTSGVNFVRNEPYFGKFKRLMAATDLLLVDIKNIDPAEHKKLTGHDNKNIIDMFRYLDEIHKPIWIRHVLVPGMSDNDELLIKTREFIDTLHNVEKVEVLPYHALALAKYQELGIDYVLKDVKSPTAERVANAKKILGI